In one window of Desulforhabdus amnigena DNA:
- a CDS encoding DUF488 domain-containing protein, whose protein sequence is MSIRLKRAYDPPGEDDGYRVLIDRIWPRGVGREAARLDVWLKEIAPSDELRKWFGHDPNKWKEFKNRYFQELDERPEVVEELMKAAIKHSVTLVFAAKDREFNNAVALEEYLKERMKE, encoded by the coding sequence ATGTCCATTCGCCTGAAACGTGCTTATGATCCTCCTGGGGAAGATGACGGATACAGGGTTCTGATCGATCGGATCTGGCCTCGAGGCGTCGGCAGGGAAGCGGCTCGCCTTGACGTGTGGCTAAAGGAGATCGCGCCGAGTGACGAATTACGCAAATGGTTCGGTCACGATCCGAACAAATGGAAGGAATTCAAGAATCGCTACTTTCAGGAACTCGATGAGAGGCCCGAAGTCGTGGAAGAACTGATGAAAGCAGCGATAAAACATTCGGTGACTTTGGTTTTTGCCGCCAAAGATCGAGAATTCAATAATGCCGTCGCACTTGAGGAGTACCTGAAAGAAAGGATGAAAGAATAG
- a CDS encoding DUF5661 family protein encodes MELPEYVTREEVQRVCKLLNISDWTRLTDGKVSLEEARIILSELNPEGMDIDLERFRMGLEVELEHGIQFKDANVTNNHPLLTGKIVIAHFKEMLDYYERLEVAELEGDLLKAVLANKPEKVESYYKRLVKAKLALSQAENAELK; translated from the coding sequence ATGGAATTGCCCGAATATGTGACCAGGGAAGAGGTGCAAAGAGTCTGTAAGCTGCTCAATATCAGTGACTGGACCCGGTTGACGGACGGCAAGGTATCGCTGGAAGAAGCCCGGATCATTCTTTCCGAACTCAACCCCGAGGGAATGGATATTGACCTGGAGCGCTTCCGCATGGGGCTCGAGGTTGAACTGGAGCATGGCATTCAATTTAAAGACGCCAATGTCACCAATAATCATCCCCTCCTGACGGGCAAAATCGTCATCGCTCATTTCAAAGAAATGCTGGATTATTATGAAAGACTCGAAGTTGCCGAACTGGAGGGTGACTTGCTGAAGGCGGTTCTTGCCAATAAGCCGGAAAAGGTGGAATCCTATTATAAAAGGTTGGTGAAAGCGAAGCTTGCCCTCAGTCAAGCGGAAAACGCCGAATTGAAATAG
- a CDS encoding acetyl-CoA decarbonylase/synthase complex subunit delta produces MAFQPSKQVYSGKIREVTLGVGDKAVVVGGKAVYPFHSFEGEIPNPPKIAMEIWDKDPSEDWCEAAKAPYKDVLGDPVAWAKKCVEYGADILVVQTKSADPNADNKPAAEVAEVVKKVVDAVDVPVVVWGVANHEKDTEVMRAVAEKCTGKRLAISPVEEGDYKQIGAACLGYQHVVVSSSPIDVNLAKQLNILLGNLGVNNKDIIIDPTTGGLGYGLEYSYSVMERIVQAALTQEDDKLQQPIIANVGNEVWKSKEANLSAEDAPQLGDPTQRAVLMEAITAVDLLLAGADVVILRHPETVKLIRGYIQKMM; encoded by the coding sequence TTGGCTTTTCAACCATCGAAACAAGTTTATTCGGGAAAAATTAGGGAAGTGACGCTTGGAGTCGGAGATAAGGCGGTGGTCGTTGGCGGCAAAGCCGTTTATCCGTTCCATTCCTTCGAAGGTGAGATTCCCAACCCCCCTAAAATAGCTATGGAGATTTGGGACAAGGACCCTTCGGAAGATTGGTGTGAGGCCGCAAAGGCGCCCTATAAAGATGTTTTGGGGGATCCTGTCGCCTGGGCCAAAAAATGCGTGGAATATGGTGCGGACATTTTGGTCGTCCAGACCAAGAGTGCCGACCCCAATGCGGACAACAAGCCCGCAGCCGAAGTGGCGGAGGTGGTGAAGAAGGTCGTGGACGCCGTGGATGTGCCCGTGGTGGTTTGGGGTGTGGCCAACCACGAGAAAGACACGGAGGTCATGCGTGCTGTTGCCGAGAAGTGCACCGGCAAGCGGTTGGCCATATCCCCGGTGGAAGAAGGGGACTACAAGCAGATTGGCGCAGCGTGCCTGGGCTATCAGCACGTCGTGGTTTCTTCCTCCCCCATCGACGTCAATCTTGCAAAACAACTCAATATCTTGCTCGGAAACCTGGGGGTCAACAACAAGGACATCATCATCGATCCGACCACGGGTGGTTTGGGCTACGGCCTGGAATACAGCTATTCCGTTATGGAAAGAATCGTGCAGGCCGCGTTGACTCAGGAAGACGACAAACTGCAGCAACCCATCATCGCCAATGTGGGCAACGAAGTGTGGAAGTCCAAGGAAGCCAACCTGAGCGCGGAGGATGCTCCTCAATTGGGCGATCCCACCCAACGGGCGGTGCTGATGGAAGCCATTACGGCAGTGGATTTGCTCCTGGCTGGAGCGGACGTGGTGATTTTGCGCCACCCTGAAACGGTGAAGCTGATCAGAGGATACATCCAGAAAATGATGTAG
- the cooS gene encoding anaerobic carbon-monoxide dehydrogenase catalytic subunit, with the protein MSQEEKKQKPINFRDVSICEATIQMLEKAAKDGVETAFTRAAEMKPCPIGADSACCKHCFMGPCRLNSKDPYAKTGICGATIDTIAARNFARMVASGAAAHTDHGMSMLDVFREVVNGRIKDYQIKDETKLRNVAASIGIEVEGRETMDIAKDLYEELERTYTQVEGEIPFAKRVPPKTLETWHKLGIVPRGAMREIMEIMHRTHIGVDQEYNNIVKQCSRTALSDGWGGSMVATELSDILFGTPKPIVAGVNMGYLKEDEVNIIVHGHEPNLFESMISSVNDPANIEKAKAAGAKGINLLGMCCSGAEVLGRHGIPHAGNFMSTEAVIVTGAVDAMAVDVQCIMQALSKLSECYGTRFFTTNPRAKIDGATHIEFHEHTPRECTDKIVEMAVNRFQNRTARIEIPNRRDLGIHGFSHEYVNYMLGGKFRGSYTPLNENIINGRIRGVAGVVGCTNIRVKHDYVHVECVKELIKNNVLVVQTGCSQISLAKAGLMKPDAAVLAGDGLREVCETVGMPPVLSLGSCVDNSRILIACAEMVRTGGLGDSIADLPVAGAAPEYMSEKAISIGHYFVASGVYTIFGVTFPSIEGTKFHKLLFEGLEEQGLGKWDFAVDPIEMAHKMIAHIDKKRMALGIMGERERKLFSMEDRRVS; encoded by the coding sequence ATGTCGCAAGAAGAAAAAAAGCAAAAGCCAATCAATTTTCGGGACGTATCTATTTGTGAAGCAACGATTCAGATGTTGGAAAAAGCCGCTAAAGACGGGGTGGAAACGGCGTTTACGCGGGCTGCGGAGATGAAGCCTTGCCCCATTGGAGCCGATTCCGCCTGCTGTAAGCACTGCTTCATGGGTCCCTGCCGTTTGAATTCCAAAGATCCTTATGCAAAAACGGGTATATGCGGGGCGACCATCGATACCATCGCGGCGCGTAACTTTGCAAGAATGGTTGCCAGCGGTGCGGCGGCTCATACCGATCATGGAATGAGTATGCTCGATGTCTTCCGCGAAGTGGTGAATGGAAGGATCAAGGATTATCAGATCAAAGACGAAACGAAACTGCGCAATGTAGCGGCGAGCATCGGGATTGAAGTGGAAGGCCGCGAGACCATGGATATCGCCAAGGATCTGTACGAAGAACTGGAGCGGACGTACACTCAGGTGGAAGGGGAAATCCCCTTCGCGAAGCGGGTCCCGCCCAAGACCTTGGAGACGTGGCATAAACTCGGCATCGTTCCCCGTGGAGCCATGCGCGAAATCATGGAAATCATGCACCGGACCCACATAGGTGTCGATCAGGAATACAACAATATCGTCAAACAATGTTCCAGGACCGCCCTTTCCGATGGTTGGGGCGGGTCCATGGTGGCCACGGAACTTTCCGATATCCTGTTCGGGACCCCCAAGCCCATCGTGGCCGGCGTCAACATGGGATATCTGAAGGAAGACGAGGTGAACATCATCGTCCACGGTCATGAACCCAACCTCTTCGAATCCATGATCAGTTCGGTCAATGATCCGGCGAACATAGAAAAGGCCAAGGCCGCAGGGGCCAAAGGCATCAACCTGTTGGGCATGTGCTGTTCTGGGGCCGAGGTGCTGGGTCGCCATGGCATTCCCCATGCGGGCAATTTCATGAGCACGGAAGCGGTTATCGTAACGGGTGCGGTGGATGCGATGGCGGTGGATGTGCAGTGTATCATGCAGGCACTTTCCAAGCTTTCGGAATGCTACGGGACCAGGTTTTTCACCACGAACCCCCGGGCCAAGATCGACGGAGCCACCCACATAGAATTCCACGAACATACTCCCCGGGAATGCACCGACAAGATCGTTGAAATGGCTGTCAACCGTTTTCAAAACCGTACGGCCCGCATCGAGATTCCCAATCGCCGTGACCTGGGAATCCACGGCTTCTCCCATGAATACGTCAATTACATGCTGGGAGGGAAGTTCCGGGGGTCTTATACGCCTCTGAATGAAAATATCATCAACGGGCGCATCCGTGGTGTAGCCGGTGTGGTGGGTTGTACCAACATTCGCGTGAAGCATGACTACGTGCATGTGGAATGTGTGAAAGAGTTGATCAAGAACAATGTTCTGGTGGTGCAGACGGGATGTTCCCAGATTTCGTTGGCCAAAGCAGGGTTGATGAAGCCCGATGCAGCCGTGCTGGCCGGGGATGGTCTGCGGGAAGTCTGTGAAACAGTGGGTATGCCTCCTGTTTTGAGTCTGGGTTCCTGCGTGGACAACAGCCGTATTCTCATCGCCTGCGCGGAAATGGTCCGCACAGGAGGCCTTGGCGACAGCATTGCCGACCTTCCTGTTGCGGGAGCGGCGCCTGAATACATGAGTGAGAAGGCGATTTCCATTGGACATTATTTTGTAGCTTCGGGTGTTTACACCATTTTTGGTGTGACCTTCCCCAGTATAGAGGGGACCAAGTTCCATAAACTACTCTTTGAAGGTCTGGAGGAGCAAGGGCTCGGGAAATGGGACTTTGCGGTAGATCCTATCGAGATGGCTCATAAGATGATCGCCCATATCGATAAGAAGAGAATGGCTCTGGGGATCATGGGAGAGCGTGAACGCAAGCTCTTCAGCATGGAAGATCGACGGGTCTCGTAA
- the acsB gene encoding acetyl-CoA decarbonylase/synthase complex subunit alpha/beta: protein MSRLVAFAAIQGAYNIVSKVEGAFKRAMDKYGPNQPLAFPNTAYYLPVIYSVLGIKVEKLADAEAVLKQCKELLPPHIKGPIHVPYLGHTLDAGMAAILAEEVFEAIRYVEDPDFYLLGEDCDVENGKIWLGAADDTIMRKRGVEFVDGSAPGFAAIVGAAPNPEIAKMIAEDYQKKNLYIFMCANQSGTTFAEQLVEAGVQVGWGTRLVPFGPDISAAVFALGFANRAAMAFGGVKPGDYATVLKYNKDRVFAFVNALGEVNAEWAANAAGAINWGFPTIADTDIPEILPTGICTYEHVVSSVPHDQMTAKSIEVRGLKVAVTEIPIPVSYGPAFEGERVRKDDVYLECGGGKTPCCELVQIADMSEVEDGRVEVIGPDIKDVKPGSRLPLAVVVQVAGRKMQEDYEPILERQIHHLVNYAQGIMHIGQRDIAWYRIGKQAVEKGFTLEHIGKILHAKYHQDFGAIFDKCQVKIYTDEKKVNEMVPLAQKAYKTRDERIEGMTDEGTETYYSCTLCQSFAPTHVCVISPERTGLCGAYNWLDCKASFEINPTGPNQPIQKGDTLDAKLGNWKGVNDFVYKASRQSVSSYNFYSIVYDPMTTCGCCECIAAVLPMCNGVMTVNRDYTGMTPSGMKFTTLAGTIGGGNVTPGFVGHSKYNVTQRKFIAGDGGLKRLVWMPKMFKDEIRERLMKRGEEIGIPNFIDMIATEENGTTEDEIYAFLEKVGHPALTMESILG from the coding sequence ATGTCCAGGTTAGTCGCTTTTGCCGCGATTCAAGGCGCATACAATATAGTCTCTAAGGTGGAAGGTGCTTTCAAACGGGCAATGGACAAATACGGTCCCAATCAGCCGCTGGCTTTCCCCAACACGGCTTATTATCTGCCCGTCATTTATTCGGTTCTGGGTATCAAGGTGGAAAAACTGGCCGATGCGGAGGCGGTGCTCAAACAATGTAAGGAGTTGTTGCCGCCTCATATCAAAGGCCCCATTCATGTCCCTTATCTGGGGCACACTCTGGATGCCGGTATGGCAGCCATCCTGGCTGAGGAAGTCTTTGAAGCCATCCGTTACGTGGAAGACCCTGATTTTTATCTGCTGGGTGAAGATTGTGATGTTGAAAACGGCAAGATCTGGCTGGGAGCCGCAGACGATACCATCATGAGAAAGCGCGGTGTTGAATTTGTGGACGGCAGTGCGCCCGGGTTTGCCGCCATCGTGGGGGCCGCGCCCAATCCTGAAATCGCCAAGATGATCGCCGAAGACTATCAGAAGAAGAACCTCTACATCTTCATGTGCGCCAACCAGTCCGGCACCACCTTCGCCGAACAGCTGGTGGAAGCCGGCGTGCAGGTCGGATGGGGAACCCGTCTCGTGCCGTTTGGTCCGGATATTTCGGCGGCGGTGTTTGCCCTGGGTTTTGCCAACAGGGCCGCCATGGCCTTCGGTGGGGTAAAACCCGGCGATTACGCGACGGTGCTCAAGTACAACAAGGACCGCGTCTTCGCCTTCGTGAACGCCCTCGGTGAAGTCAACGCCGAATGGGCGGCCAATGCCGCGGGCGCCATCAACTGGGGCTTCCCCACCATCGCGGATACGGATATTCCTGAAATTCTTCCCACGGGTATCTGTACCTATGAGCACGTGGTATCCAGTGTGCCTCATGACCAGATGACGGCCAAGTCCATTGAAGTGCGCGGACTCAAGGTGGCCGTCACGGAAATTCCCATCCCCGTTTCTTACGGGCCGGCGTTTGAAGGGGAACGGGTACGCAAGGATGACGTCTACCTGGAATGCGGCGGTGGCAAGACCCCTTGCTGTGAGCTCGTTCAGATTGCCGATATGAGTGAGGTTGAAGACGGCAGAGTGGAAGTCATCGGTCCCGACATCAAGGATGTCAAGCCCGGAAGCAGGCTTCCCCTGGCGGTCGTGGTGCAGGTTGCAGGCCGCAAGATGCAGGAAGATTATGAACCCATCCTCGAGCGGCAGATCCACCATTTGGTGAACTATGCCCAGGGGATCATGCACATCGGGCAGCGTGACATTGCCTGGTATCGCATCGGCAAACAGGCGGTAGAGAAGGGTTTTACTCTCGAGCACATCGGGAAAATCCTGCATGCCAAATATCATCAGGACTTTGGAGCGATTTTCGACAAATGCCAGGTCAAAATCTACACTGATGAAAAGAAGGTCAACGAGATGGTTCCCCTGGCCCAGAAAGCCTACAAGACGCGCGATGAGCGCATCGAAGGCATGACGGATGAAGGAACCGAGACCTACTACTCCTGCACGCTTTGCCAATCCTTTGCTCCCACCCACGTCTGCGTCATCAGCCCGGAACGCACCGGTCTTTGTGGTGCCTACAACTGGCTGGATTGTAAGGCATCCTTTGAAATCAACCCCACGGGTCCCAACCAGCCCATTCAGAAGGGGGATACCCTGGATGCCAAGCTCGGCAACTGGAAGGGCGTCAACGATTTCGTCTACAAGGCGTCGCGCCAGTCCGTTTCCAGCTACAACTTCTACAGCATCGTTTACGATCCCATGACCACTTGCGGGTGCTGCGAATGCATCGCCGCCGTACTTCCCATGTGCAACGGCGTCATGACGGTAAACCGCGACTACACCGGTATGACCCCCAGTGGAATGAAGTTCACCACTCTGGCGGGAACCATCGGCGGTGGCAACGTTACGCCCGGCTTTGTGGGTCACAGTAAATACAATGTCACCCAGCGCAAGTTCATTGCTGGTGACGGTGGTTTGAAGCGGCTTGTATGGATGCCCAAGATGTTCAAGGATGAGATTCGGGAACGCCTGATGAAACGCGGTGAAGAAATTGGAATTCCGAATTTCATCGATATGATCGCCACCGAGGAAAATGGAACCACCGAAGATGAAATCTACGCCTTCCTCGAAAAAGTGGGCCATCCAGCTTTGACCATGGAATCGATTCTAGGATAG
- the acsC gene encoding acetyl-CoA decarbonylase/synthase complex subunit gamma, which translates to MGLTGIQIFKLLPKTNCGECGVPTCLAFAMNLAAGKAELEKCPYVSEEAKEKLASESAPPIRPLTIGTGDYAVKVGGETVMFRHEKTFVNPPGLAAMVSTDEDDASVQGKMDRFKAAQYDRVGLTLRAEMFLVNDASGDAAKFVGLAKKVSDGTGASLILKSDKVDVLKAAASELKDKKPLLYAATAANADALGELAKEVACPLVVKGDGSLDSVAALTEKLTGMGLKDLVIDTGSRDLKKVFEEQILIRRAALKDKYRPLGFPTIIMAHEMADDLMNESLVAATFIAKYGAVITMSDFQPHSLFPLFLERLNIYTDPQRPMTAEQGIYPINNPDENSPVLVTCNFSLTYFIVSGEIESSRVPSWLCVQDTEGLSVMTAWAAGKFSGESVGSFINKCGIKDKVKHTNIIIPGYAAGISGELEEELGGWTISVGPREASQIPKFLKVWKP; encoded by the coding sequence ATGGGCTTAACGGGTATACAGATTTTTAAGTTACTTCCCAAAACCAATTGCGGGGAGTGTGGAGTTCCGACCTGCCTGGCCTTTGCCATGAATCTGGCAGCAGGCAAGGCGGAATTGGAAAAATGCCCCTACGTCTCCGAAGAAGCCAAGGAAAAACTGGCGTCGGAGTCTGCTCCGCCGATCAGACCCCTGACCATTGGAACCGGCGACTATGCGGTCAAGGTGGGTGGCGAAACCGTTATGTTCCGCCATGAAAAGACCTTCGTGAATCCTCCGGGGTTGGCCGCCATGGTGAGCACAGATGAGGATGACGCCTCGGTTCAAGGCAAGATGGACCGGTTCAAGGCCGCTCAGTACGATCGTGTCGGTTTGACCCTGCGGGCCGAGATGTTTCTCGTAAACGACGCATCGGGGGATGCCGCCAAATTCGTTGGATTGGCAAAGAAGGTATCCGATGGAACGGGCGCCAGCCTGATCTTGAAATCCGACAAGGTGGATGTGCTGAAGGCCGCCGCATCGGAACTGAAGGACAAGAAGCCGCTCCTTTATGCAGCTACCGCAGCCAATGCCGACGCTCTCGGGGAGCTGGCCAAGGAAGTGGCCTGTCCCTTGGTGGTCAAGGGGGATGGAAGCCTGGACAGTGTGGCCGCCTTGACGGAAAAACTCACCGGAATGGGACTCAAGGACCTGGTCATCGACACCGGAAGCCGTGATCTGAAAAAGGTCTTCGAGGAGCAGATCCTCATCCGCCGGGCCGCCTTGAAGGACAAATACCGCCCGCTGGGTTTTCCCACCATCATCATGGCCCATGAAATGGCGGACGACCTGATGAACGAGTCTCTGGTGGCTGCAACCTTCATCGCCAAATACGGTGCTGTGATCACCATGAGCGATTTTCAGCCGCACAGTCTCTTTCCGCTTTTCCTGGAGCGGTTGAATATCTATACCGACCCGCAACGGCCCATGACTGCCGAACAGGGAATTTATCCCATCAACAATCCCGATGAGAATTCTCCGGTACTGGTTACCTGTAATTTTTCCTTGACCTATTTTATCGTCTCGGGTGAAATTGAATCGAGCCGTGTACCTTCCTGGCTTTGTGTTCAGGATACGGAAGGCCTTTCCGTCATGACGGCCTGGGCCGCCGGCAAGTTCTCGGGAGAAAGTGTCGGGAGTTTTATCAACAAGTGTGGTATCAAAGACAAGGTGAAACACACCAACATCATCATTCCCGGCTATGCGGCGGGCATCAGCGGTGAGCTTGAAGAAGAGCTCGGCGGATGGACCATAAGCGTGGGACCCAGGGAAGCCAGCCAGATACCTAAATTCCTCAAGGTATGGAAGCCTTAA
- a CDS encoding dihydropteroate synthase, whose amino-acid sequence MKLIGENLNIMSNIYGKALKEKNAKPLQELAIQQAEAGMDWIDLNIGPAGKIGEELMAWLVPVVHEVVDLPLSLDTSNIKAIAAGLKAHKKGRPLINSIMVRPERMEALLPLAKEYDADFVALLWGPEGMPRDENERGALCSEIVYKAEGEFGIAPERMYVDPIQTPVNVQQIQIMSVLEFMKMFQDIAPGCRSTIGLSNVSNGPPDHLRPILNQVMLIILKRHGLYSAIVDCFDKKLHEIARGKHPELEALVHKVEDGEAIDMSSLSKEEADYVKTAKVILGHTLYSDSWLEV is encoded by the coding sequence ATGAAGCTCATTGGTGAAAATTTAAACATTATGAGCAACATATACGGGAAGGCATTAAAGGAAAAAAACGCAAAACCGCTCCAGGAGCTTGCCATCCAGCAGGCCGAAGCCGGGATGGATTGGATCGATCTCAATATCGGACCTGCAGGGAAGATCGGTGAAGAACTCATGGCATGGCTTGTGCCTGTTGTGCATGAAGTCGTGGATCTTCCTCTTTCCTTGGACACCTCAAACATCAAAGCCATCGCGGCCGGGCTCAAAGCGCACAAAAAGGGCAGGCCCCTCATCAATTCCATTATGGTGCGCCCCGAGCGCATGGAAGCCCTGCTTCCCCTGGCCAAAGAATATGACGCCGATTTTGTGGCGCTCCTTTGGGGACCCGAAGGCATGCCGCGCGATGAAAACGAACGCGGAGCCCTCTGCTCGGAAATCGTATACAAGGCCGAGGGCGAGTTCGGGATTGCCCCCGAACGCATGTATGTGGACCCCATCCAAACCCCTGTGAATGTGCAGCAGATACAGATCATGAGCGTTTTGGAGTTCATGAAAATGTTCCAGGACATCGCGCCGGGGTGTCGCAGCACCATCGGTCTTTCCAATGTATCCAACGGTCCTCCGGATCACCTGAGGCCCATTTTAAACCAGGTCATGCTGATCATATTGAAGCGGCACGGTCTCTATTCGGCCATCGTTGACTGTTTTGATAAGAAACTCCACGAGATCGCCAGAGGCAAACATCCCGAACTGGAAGCTCTGGTCCACAAGGTGGAAGACGGCGAAGCCATTGACATGAGCTCTCTTTCCAAGGAAGAGGCAGATTATGTCAAGACCGCAAAAGTAATTCTGGGTCACACACTCTATTCTGATTCCTGGCTTGAAGTCTAA